A window of the Streptomyces luomodiensis genome harbors these coding sequences:
- a CDS encoding HelD family protein has translation MAAQNATHDNRTAPQGNGGDGIRDREIRIEQAHLDRVYDRLEEKIHEAEFLMDDAAKRGQVGTPGALAERDAQVFRAGVHLNRLNSEFEDFLFGRIDLLLGKDGERGPDGAYTSVEPADDAIRTGPDGDRAEIAETLHIGRIGVLDADYAPLVIDWRAPAAAPFYRSTPVAPGRVVRRRVIRSKGRRVLGVEDDLLRPELNATLDGGALPVVGDGALMAALGHARGHTMRDIVASIQAEQDQVIRAPAASITEVEGGPGTGKTAVALHRAAYLLYQDRRRYAGGILVVSPTPLLVAYTEGVLPSLGEEGQVAIRAVGSLVEGAEATTYDTPAVARVKGSSRMVKVLRKAARGALELPRGAAAAPAGPTPDDGRPTPDNGQLTLDAALDAPTLPPPPPSPPTPAAAAPSGQDGSDGRPGAGSGTRPGGPPDRLRVVAFGARIELEADELRRIRQNVLGGTAPVNLLRPRARRLLLDALWTRSGAPKRYTDPELAAEAREGFDEDISSEDAFQEFLDAWWPELTPRSVLAAMADEKRLGRWSRRVLNPREVRQVARSLARLGPDGQGPLSVHDVALLDELNTLLGAPARPAAPREADPLDQLTGLEELTTYADRAGPRRTRADRAEQERTDYAHVIVDEAQDLTPMQWRMIGRRGRHATWTVVGDPAQSSWSDPDEAAQARDEALGTRPRRRFTLTVNYRNPAEIAELATKVLALAMPGTPAPEAVRSTGVAPRFAPGADGDLGAAARREALRLLDEVDGTVGVVVAMNRREQARQWLTGLSDRVVALGSLEAKGLEYDATVVVSPAEIADESPAGLRVLYVALTRATQRLTVVAGDRDDPDPHGIPDLLRD, from the coding sequence GTGGCCGCGCAGAACGCCACGCATGACAACCGGACGGCACCGCAAGGCAATGGCGGGGACGGGATCCGGGACCGCGAGATCCGGATCGAGCAGGCGCATCTGGACCGGGTGTACGACCGCCTCGAGGAGAAGATCCACGAGGCGGAGTTCCTCATGGACGACGCTGCCAAGCGCGGTCAGGTCGGCACGCCCGGCGCGCTCGCCGAACGGGACGCCCAGGTCTTCCGGGCCGGAGTCCACCTCAACCGGCTGAACAGCGAGTTCGAGGACTTCCTCTTCGGCCGCATCGATCTGCTGCTGGGCAAGGACGGCGAACGCGGCCCCGACGGCGCCTACACCTCCGTCGAGCCCGCCGACGACGCCATCCGCACCGGCCCGGACGGCGACCGCGCGGAGATCGCCGAAACCCTGCACATCGGCCGCATCGGCGTCCTCGACGCCGACTACGCCCCGCTGGTCATCGACTGGCGGGCGCCCGCCGCCGCGCCCTTCTACCGCTCCACCCCGGTCGCCCCCGGCCGGGTCGTCCGCCGCCGGGTGATCCGCAGCAAGGGCCGCCGGGTGCTCGGCGTCGAGGACGACCTGCTGCGCCCGGAGCTCAACGCGACCCTCGACGGCGGGGCGCTGCCGGTGGTCGGCGACGGCGCGCTGATGGCCGCGCTCGGCCATGCCCGCGGCCACACCATGCGGGACATCGTCGCCTCCATCCAGGCCGAGCAGGACCAGGTGATCCGGGCCCCCGCCGCCTCCATCACCGAGGTCGAGGGCGGCCCCGGCACCGGGAAGACGGCGGTCGCGCTGCACCGCGCGGCGTACCTCCTCTACCAGGACCGGCGGCGTTACGCGGGCGGCATCCTCGTGGTCAGCCCCACCCCGCTGCTGGTCGCCTACACCGAGGGCGTCCTGCCCTCGCTGGGCGAGGAGGGTCAGGTCGCCATCCGCGCGGTGGGCTCCCTGGTGGAGGGCGCCGAGGCCACTACGTACGACACCCCGGCCGTGGCCCGCGTCAAGGGCTCGTCCCGGATGGTGAAGGTGCTCCGCAAGGCCGCCCGCGGCGCGCTGGAACTACCACGGGGAGCCGCCGCCGCGCCCGCCGGGCCGACACCGGACGACGGCCGGCCGACGCCCGACAACGGCCAACTGACACTGGACGCGGCGCTCGACGCCCCGACCCTGCCCCCGCCCCCGCCCTCGCCCCCGACCCCGGCCGCCGCGGCCCCCTCGGGCCAGGACGGCAGCGACGGCAGGCCCGGCGCGGGCTCCGGCACCAGACCAGGCGGCCCGCCCGACCGGCTGCGCGTGGTCGCCTTCGGCGCCCGGATCGAGCTGGAGGCCGATGAGCTGCGCCGCATCCGCCAGAACGTGCTGGGCGGCACCGCACCCGTCAACCTGCTGCGCCCCCGCGCCCGCCGGCTGCTCCTGGACGCGCTGTGGACCCGCTCCGGCGCCCCCAAGCGCTACACCGACCCCGAACTGGCCGCCGAGGCACGGGAGGGCTTCGACGAGGACATCTCCTCCGAGGACGCCTTCCAGGAGTTCCTCGACGCCTGGTGGCCCGAGCTCACGCCCCGTTCCGTCCTCGCCGCCATGGCCGATGAGAAGCGGCTGGGCCGCTGGTCCCGGCGGGTGCTCAACCCCCGCGAGGTCCGTCAGGTGGCCCGGTCGCTGGCCCGCCTCGGCCCGGACGGGCAGGGCCCGCTGTCGGTCCACGACGTGGCGCTGCTGGACGAGCTGAACACTCTGCTGGGCGCCCCCGCCCGCCCCGCCGCCCCCCGTGAGGCGGACCCGCTGGACCAGCTGACCGGCCTGGAGGAGCTGACCACGTACGCCGACCGGGCCGGCCCCCGCCGCACCCGCGCCGACCGGGCCGAGCAGGAGCGCACCGACTACGCCCACGTCATCGTCGACGAGGCGCAGGACCTCACGCCCATGCAGTGGCGCATGATCGGACGGCGCGGCCGCCACGCCACCTGGACGGTCGTCGGCGACCCGGCCCAGAGCTCCTGGTCCGACCCGGACGAGGCGGCGCAGGCCCGGGACGAGGCGCTCGGCACCCGCCCCCGCCGCCGCTTCACCCTCACCGTCAACTACCGCAACCCGGCGGAGATCGCCGAGCTGGCCACGAAGGTCCTCGCCCTCGCGATGCCCGGCACCCCCGCGCCCGAGGCGGTCCGCTCCACGGGCGTGGCACCGCGCTTCGCCCCGGGCGCGGACGGCGACCTCGGCGCGGCCGCACGCCGGGAGGCGCTCCGGCTGCTGGACGAGGTGGACGGCACGGTCGGCGTCGTCGTCGCGATGAACCGGCGCGAACAGGCCCGTCAGTGGCTGACGGGCCTCAGCGACCGGGTCGTGGCGCTGGGCAGCCTGGAGGCGAAGGGCCTGGAGTACGACGCGACCGTCGTGGTCTCGCCCGCCGAGATCGCCGACGAGTCCCCGGCGGGCCTGCGGGTGCTGTACGTGGCGCTCACCCGGGCGACCCAGCGGCTGACGGTAGTAGCGGGCGACCGCGACGACCCGGACCCCCACGGCATCCCCGACCTCCTACGGGACTGA
- a CDS encoding anti-sigma factor family protein: protein MMPAADDQQHTAVGAYALGVLDPADAARFEDHLIGCERCAAELDELMGIPPLLAEYAADATTATTTPTTATAATPTPATALPDPAVLTARPGPELLDRLLDDVAADRKASGRRRLYLVAAAAVLIVGGPLAGAALTASSDDDGGKDQAAVSTSQQVYDQGRKYSAVDPVTKVDASVSLQQKGWGTSVALKLGNLKGPRSCDLVAIGKDGHEETVTTWAVPSSGYGVKDGDGSRWSKEPLYAQGGAAMNTDEIARFEVRTLDGRRLAEVRL, encoded by the coding sequence ATGATGCCGGCAGCGGACGACCAGCAGCACACCGCGGTCGGCGCCTACGCGCTCGGCGTGCTGGACCCCGCCGACGCGGCGCGCTTCGAGGACCACCTCATCGGGTGCGAGCGGTGCGCCGCCGAGCTCGACGAGCTGATGGGCATCCCGCCACTGCTGGCCGAGTACGCCGCCGACGCCACAACCGCAACCACAACCCCAACCACAGCCACCGCCGCCACCCCCACCCCCGCCACCGCGCTCCCCGACCCCGCCGTGCTCACCGCCCGCCCCGGTCCCGAGCTGCTCGACCGGCTCCTGGACGACGTCGCGGCCGACCGCAAGGCATCCGGCAGACGGCGTCTCTACCTCGTCGCCGCGGCCGCCGTCCTCATCGTCGGCGGCCCGCTCGCGGGCGCCGCGCTCACCGCCAGCTCCGACGACGACGGCGGCAAGGACCAGGCCGCGGTCTCCACCTCCCAGCAGGTGTACGACCAGGGCCGCAAGTACAGCGCGGTGGACCCCGTCACCAAGGTGGACGCGTCCGTCTCGCTCCAGCAGAAGGGCTGGGGCACCTCCGTCGCTCTCAAGCTGGGCAACCTCAAGGGGCCGCGGAGCTGCGACCTGGTCGCCATCGGCAAGGACGGCCACGAGGAGACCGTCACCACCTGGGCCGTGCCCTCCTCCGGCTACGGCGTCAAGGACGGTGACGGCTCCCGCTGGAGCAAGGAGCCCCTCTACGCCCAGGGCGGCGCCGCCATGAACACCGACGAGATCGCGCGTTTCGAGGTCCGCACCCTGGACGGCCGGCGGCTGGCCGAGGTCAGGCTCTGA
- a CDS encoding sigma-70 family RNA polymerase sigma factor: MACVRKDALVTERTTPDDALMRALYAEHAAPLLAFVLRLVAGDRHRAEDVVQETLLRAWRNADQLRRSGGSIRPWLVTVARRIVIDGHRQRRARPHEVDAAPLQVMAAADDIDRALRQMTISDALNDLTDAHRAALVETYFKGRTVSEAAEVLGVPPGTVRSRVFYALRSLKLSLEERGVSA; this comes from the coding sequence ATGGCTTGCGTACGCAAAGATGCCCTCGTGACCGAGAGGACGACACCGGACGACGCGCTCATGCGCGCGCTCTACGCGGAGCACGCGGCCCCGCTTCTCGCCTTCGTCCTGCGCCTGGTCGCGGGCGACCGGCACCGCGCCGAGGACGTGGTCCAGGAGACCCTGCTCCGCGCCTGGCGCAACGCCGACCAACTGCGGCGCTCCGGAGGGTCGATACGCCCCTGGCTGGTGACCGTGGCCCGCCGCATCGTCATCGACGGACACCGGCAACGCCGCGCACGTCCCCACGAAGTGGACGCGGCACCGCTCCAAGTGATGGCCGCCGCGGACGACATCGACCGCGCGTTGCGCCAGATGACCATTTCGGACGCGTTGAATGACCTCACCGACGCACATAGAGCGGCGCTCGTGGAGACATACTTCAAGGGACGGACGGTGAGTGAGGCGGCCGAAGTGCTGGGCGTTCCCCCCGGGACGGTACGGTCCCGGGTCTTCTACGCGCTGCGCTCCCTGAAGCTCTCGCTCGAGGAACGGGGGGTTTCGGCATGA
- a CDS encoding CGNR zinc finger domain-containing protein gives MAASAYDLRFDSGRICLDLVATVGGRLSEAPVERLGGVDALRAWLLGSGLVPGGTPLEVVDHRWLIRFRAARDLLHRIVHTEVEGHAAGADLERMNALASTAPPAPRAVRTPDGTLVRTLAGKPDCGALLSQIARDAVQLLTDPVARGQLRRCEGETCSLVYLDTSRGRRRRWCSSEVCGNRERVARHRRRANPTPTERTQPPPSEPNPRRANPTPRANSTPAERMSKSKHQQT, from the coding sequence ATGGCGGCGTCGGCCTACGACCTGCGGTTCGACTCGGGGCGGATCTGCCTGGACCTGGTGGCCACGGTCGGCGGCCGGCTCAGCGAGGCGCCCGTCGAGCGGCTCGGCGGCGTAGACGCACTCAGGGCCTGGCTGCTGGGGTCCGGCCTGGTGCCCGGCGGCACCCCGCTCGAGGTCGTCGACCACCGCTGGCTCATCCGCTTCCGGGCCGCCCGCGATCTGCTGCACCGCATCGTCCACACCGAGGTCGAGGGCCATGCCGCAGGCGCCGACCTGGAGCGGATGAACGCGCTGGCCTCCACCGCCCCGCCCGCCCCGCGGGCCGTACGGACCCCCGACGGCACCCTCGTCCGCACCCTCGCCGGGAAACCCGACTGCGGTGCGCTGCTCTCCCAGATCGCCCGGGACGCGGTGCAGCTGCTCACCGACCCGGTGGCGCGCGGGCAGTTGCGGCGGTGCGAGGGGGAGACCTGCTCGCTGGTCTACCTCGACACCTCGCGCGGCCGCCGGCGGCGCTGGTGCTCCAGCGAGGTGTGCGGAAACCGCGAACGAGTGGCCCGCCACCGCCGCCGAGCGAACCCCACCCCCACCGAGCGAACCCAACCCCCACCGAGCGAACCCAACCCCCGCCGAGCGAACCCAACCCCCCGCGCGAACTCAACCCCCGCCGAGCGAATGAGTAAATCCAAGCACCAGCAAACCTGA
- a CDS encoding uroporphyrinogen-III synthase produces the protein MHREQTGAAGDEASVGPLAGFTVGVTAARRADELGALLRRRGAEVMHAPALRIVPLADDSELLAATKQLIDDAPEVVVATTAIGFRGWIEAADGWGLGDALLDRLRGVRLLARGPKVRGAVRAAGLTEEWFPASESMAEVLDRLLEEGVEGRRIAVQLHGEPLPGFVESLRAGGAEVVGVPVYRWMPPEDIGPVDRLLDATVARALDAVTFTSAPAAASLLDRAERRGMRAELLDALRHDVLPACVGPVTALPLEAHDVPTAQPERFRLGPLVQLLTAELPGRVRPLPVAGRRLEIRGHAVVVDGELRTVPPAGMALLRALARRPGWVVARSDLLRALPGAGRDEHAVETAMARLRTALGSPKLIQTVVKRGYRLALDPSAETKYADT, from the coding sequence ATGCACCGAGAACAGACCGGAGCCGCGGGTGACGAGGCGTCCGTCGGCCCTCTCGCCGGGTTCACCGTGGGCGTCACCGCGGCACGGCGCGCCGATGAGCTCGGCGCCCTGCTGCGGCGCCGCGGCGCGGAGGTGATGCACGCTCCCGCGCTGCGGATCGTGCCGCTGGCCGACGACTCCGAACTCCTCGCGGCCACCAAGCAGTTGATCGACGACGCGCCGGAGGTCGTGGTCGCCACCACCGCCATCGGCTTCCGCGGCTGGATCGAGGCCGCCGACGGCTGGGGCCTGGGCGACGCGCTGCTCGACCGGCTGCGCGGGGTACGACTGCTGGCCCGCGGGCCCAAGGTGCGCGGGGCGGTCCGGGCCGCCGGGCTCACCGAGGAGTGGTTCCCGGCCTCCGAATCGATGGCCGAAGTGCTCGACCGGCTGCTGGAGGAGGGCGTCGAGGGCCGCCGCATCGCCGTCCAGCTGCACGGCGAACCGCTGCCCGGCTTCGTCGAGTCGCTGCGCGCCGGGGGAGCGGAGGTGGTCGGGGTGCCGGTCTACCGCTGGATGCCACCGGAGGACATCGGGCCCGTCGACCGCCTCCTGGACGCCACGGTCGCCCGCGCCCTGGACGCCGTCACCTTCACCAGCGCGCCCGCCGCCGCGAGCCTGCTGGACCGGGCCGAACGGCGCGGAATGCGCGCCGAACTCCTGGACGCGCTCCGCCACGACGTGCTGCCCGCCTGCGTCGGCCCGGTCACCGCCCTCCCGCTGGAGGCCCACGACGTGCCCACCGCCCAGCCCGAACGGTTCCGCCTCGGCCCGCTCGTCCAGCTGCTCACCGCCGAACTCCCCGGCCGGGTCAGGCCGTTGCCGGTGGCCGGACGACGGCTGGAGATCCGCGGCCACGCGGTCGTCGTCGACGGAGAGCTGCGCACCGTGCCACCCGCCGGCATGGCACTCCTGCGCGCGCTGGCCCGCCGCCCCGGCTGGGTCGTGGCCCGCTCCGACCTCCTGCGCGCGCTGCCGGGCGCGGGACGCGACGAACACGCGGTGGAAACGGCGATGGCCCGGCTCCGCACGGCACTCGGCTCGCCCAAGCTCATCCAGACCGTGGTCAAACGCGGCTACCGACTGGCCCTCGACCCCTCAGCCGAAACGAAATACGCCGACACCTAG